Proteins from a single region of Palaemon carinicauda isolate YSFRI2023 chromosome 32, ASM3689809v2, whole genome shotgun sequence:
- the LOC137625315 gene encoding uncharacterized protein, which yields MKTKFVLRRFTAMMGTIRLPDMNSKIFFLLISLLGFALVCNLYLVWKQSTGVHIRCDCGSEVTTEERVAKYLNNLMDEIDLTTNRTAQESILATHPSLAIGFLTQQERRGWRCSNTPGIFSIKHRNSIWQEADIAGHTFLLYGAYYDDRDRRGPLVRILGMVQSTWPPTPTCHMWYKNDVMPTATRAINIEYVHWQERLEGHWLPYIVTCRAINNRKDVPHVVSLVGDACSPSTNALRIHHKTLSPKKDIALCHKFFFNPAMDFSKRLVEWIENLRAWGVDHLTVYDVSVHPNVEKVMHHYQKSGFLSIYPWANPGSQAQLPHLYRLLFDTQRYTLFTDENIPYTDCLLRSIGTHRFVGVWDIDEFIFPVSHAFLAEMLDAAKATASEQGLQPTSYLARCTYYFDDKAEEPTAELPEYLHMLRHVVRTVKYSPPRSHTKAFHDTSLALGLHAHFALLNLDGPVDRDHQLYNLYPGDEAHLAHYRHHCQGENQTECQEVYRPFLVRDTTIWRYKEQVASNTKDVLQKLQLIPL from the exons atgaaaactaaattcgtGCTGCGAAGATTTACCGCCATGATGGGAACTATACGGTTACCTGATATGAattcgaaaatatttttcttgctGATTTCACTGCTGGGATTTGCCTTGGTCTGCAATTTATACCTGGTGTGGAAGCAGTCAACAGGTGTACATATCAG GTGTGATTGTGGTTCAGAGGTCACAACAGAAGAGAGGGTTGCCAAATACCTCAATAATCTCATGGATGAGATTGATTTAACCACAAACAG AACCGCACAGGAGTCCATCCTAGCAACCCATCCATCCCTAGCCATAGGGTTCCTGACGCAGCAGGAGAGAAGGGGCTGGAGGTGCTCCAACACCCCAGGGATCTTTTCCATCAAGCATCGAAACTCAATCTGGCAAGAGGCGGATATAGCGGGGCATACCTTCCTGTTGTACGGCGCATATTACGACGATAGGGATCGCAGAG GACCTTTGGTGAGGATTCTGGGCATGGTCCAATCCACGTGGCCTCCTACGCCCACATGTCATATGTGGTACAAGAATGATGTGATGCCAACAGCAACCAGGGCAATCaacatag AATACGTGCATTGGCAAGAGAGGTTGGAGGGTCACTGGCTGCCGTACATAGTGACGTGCAGAGCTATAAATAATCGAAAGGACGTACCACAC GTTGTATCGCTAGTTGGTGACGCATGCAGTCCTTCCACAAACGCCCTCAGGATTCACCATAAGACATTGAGTCCGAAGAAGGACATCGCTTTATGCCATAAATTCTTTTTCAATCCTGCTATGGACTTTTCCAAGAG GCTAGTCGAATGGATTGAAAACTTGAGGGCCTGGGGTGTAGACCACCTGACAGTGTACGACGTTTCCGTCCATCCAAACGTGGAGAAAGTGATGCACCATTACCAGAAATCAGGATTCCTGTCCATCTATCCGTGGGCCAATCCGGGCTCCCAAGCTCAGCTGCCACACCTGTACAGGTTGCTCTTCGATACTCAGAG GTACACACTCTTCACCGACGAGAACATTCCCTACACTGACTGTCTTCTTCGAAGCATTGGCACTCATCGATTCGTAGGAGTGTGGGACATAGACGAATTCATCTTCCCTGTCTCTCATGCATTCCTGGCAGAGATGCTGGATGCTGCAAAGGCCACAGCTTCAGAGCAGGGGCTACAACCGACGTCCTACCTAGCAAGATGCACTTACTACTTCGACGATAAAGCAGAGGAGCCCACGGCCGAGCTGCCAGAGTACTTGCACATGCTGCGTCACGTCGTGCGCACGGTAAAGTACTCACCGCCCCGGTCTCACACTAAGGCGTTCCATGACACCTCCTTGGCCCTAGGTTTACATGCTCACTTCGCCCTTCTCAACTTGGATGGGCCAGTGGATCGTGATCACCAGCTGTATAACCTCTACCCTGGTGACGAGGCACACCTTGCACACTACAGGCATCATTGCCAAGGGGAAAACCAGACGGAGTGCCAGGAAGTCTATCGGCCATTTCTCGTTCGAGATACGACAATCTGGCGTTACAAGGAGCAAGTAGCCTCGAATACTAAGGATGTCTTGCAGAAACTTCAGCTCATACCTCTATGA